The genomic stretch GTTTTGTGCAAAGGCACCGATGCTTAGCATCAGCGCCAATGTTGTTATTATCCAATTTTTCATTGTCTTTAAGTTTTGATGTCACGATGATTTCGCGGATTACTGCGAAAAAACCTGTGATATCAATTACGCAAAAGACACGCCAAAGGTTCTGTGTTAGAAGTCACCCTGAGTTTTCAATGAAGCTTTTTGCGCAATTGAAAGTATCGAAGGGTGGTTCCGAAGTCAAAAACAGTCTTAGGTACTTTCCTCCCTTTGGTCAGAAAACTCAGACTGACATTGGTCTTAAAACCTTACGCCATTACCTTCTTACTAATCAAATACTCCGCAATCTGCACAGCATTGGTAGCAGCCCCTTTCCTCAGGTTATCAGCCACTATCCAGCAGTTCAGAGTGTTTATTTGCGACAAATCTCTACGAATACGCCCCACAAATACATCGTCCTTTCCTTTAGAATATAACGGCATCGGGTAGGTGTTAGTTTCCAGCATATCCTGCACGGTGATTCCATCACAGTTTGCCAATAACTTTCTTACATCACCAGTGTTGAATTCGTTTTCAAACTCAATATTCACACTTTCAGAATGTCCGCCAACTACGGGAACACGCACAGCTGTAGCGGTAACATGAACATTATCATCACCAAGAATTTTCTTGGTTTCGTTGGTCAGTTTCATTTCCTCTTTGGTGTAGCCGTTTTCTAAAAACACATCGCAATGAGGGATGCAGTTTCTGTCAATTTCATAAGGATAAGCCATATCGCCTTTTTGACCAGTGCGCTCATTTTCCATTTGAGCAACAGCTTTTACACCAGTTCCGGTAATGCTTTGGTATGTGCTTACCACCACTCTTTTTATAGAATATTTTTCGTGAAGTGGTTTAAGAACCATCACCAATTGGATGGTTGAGCAATTTGGGTTGGCGATAATTTTATCATCTTCCGTAAGGCTGTCACCATTTATTTCAGGTACAATAAGTTTCTTGTCTGGGTCCATTCTCCAGGCCGAAGAATTGTCGATAACGGTAGTTCCAACAGCGGCAAATTGGGGGGCAAACTCTAATGAAGTATCGCCACCGGCTGAGAAAAGAGCTATGTCAGGTTTGGATGCGATTGCCTGTTTCATGGAGATTACCTTCACCTGTTTACCCTTAAAGGAAACTTCTTTACCTACAGACTTTTCTGAGGCAACCAATAGTAATTCGTCCATCTGGACATTTCTTTGCTCAAGTACTTTGAGCATCTCCTGGCCTACCATTCCGGTGGCTCCAACTACAGCAATACGCATAGGTTCTAAAAAATTAATCTTAAATTAATCAACTGATTTTAAGAGCTCAAAGTTAAGCTCTAAATTCAATCAATGAGAACTGCGCTGATAATATTATTGCTCCCTGTTTTCTGCTTTTCGCAGATTACCGTTTCTGATGATTTTTCGGATGGTGATTTTATGCAGAACCCGAATTGGGTAGGTGACACCGGAAAATTTATTGTGAACCCCAATTTTCAACTTCAGTTGAATGACAATGCTGCGGGTAGTACTTATTTAAGCTCAGTTTCAGAAGTTATCGATAATGCTATCTGGGAGTTTTATGTCAAAATGGATTTCAATCCATCTTCAAGTAACTATTCCAAAATATGCCTGGTTGCAGACAATGCAGATATAAGTGGTCCTTTCTATGGTTACTATGTGAGGCTGGGAGGGAGTTCTGATGATCGAATTAGTTTGTATAGACAGGATGGAGCTAGCTCTTTATTGGTTGCCGAAAGTGGTGATGATTGGTTGGATATTGCTGCTGTCGAAGTTTCGGTCAAAGTTACTCGCGATAGTTTAGGTTTTTGGGTGCTTAGCGCGGATACATCCGGAGCCACGAATTATGTGGCGTTAGATTCGGCTTCAGATGCTACTTATATCAGGAGTCAGTATTTTGGTGTAGAATGTATTTATACCAGCACCAAGTCAGATAAATTCTATTTTGATGACTTCTCAATTTCAGGAAATGCCTATAATGATAATCAACCCGCTGCCATTGTTGGTTTGACAATTTTAGACTCTTCTTCTTTGCGCTTGGAGTTTTCTGAGGCAATGGATAGTTCCAGCGCTTCTGACATCTCAAATTACCAAGGGAGCGGAAATTTAGGTTTGCCTGTTTCTGCAGTTTTCAACCAGTCAAATTTCACTAAAGTTGACCTTGCGTTTAGTTCTGTTTTCCAAATAAATAAACAATATTATCTAAATGTAAATGACGTCACGGATTTGTTTGGAAATACAACTCATGATACGCTTCCCTTTATCCGTTTTCAGGCTGTCGAAAATCAAATCGTAATTACTGAGTTAATGCCTGATCCAAGTCCTGTGGTGGGTGTTCCACCAAACGCATTGCCCGAGAGGGAATATTTGGAACTATATAATAACAGTAGTTTATCTATTGATTTGAAAGATTGGGTTTTACGTTTGGGAAGTGCAGATGAACTATTGCCAAATTTCATTTTGGATTCGGGAGAGTTTGTGGTGGTCACTAAAG from Owenweeksia hongkongensis DSM 17368 encodes the following:
- a CDS encoding aspartate-semialdehyde dehydrogenase; translation: MRIAVVGATGMVGQEMLKVLEQRNVQMDELLLVASEKSVGKEVSFKGKQVKVISMKQAIASKPDIALFSAGGDTSLEFAPQFAAVGTTVIDNSSAWRMDPDKKLIVPEINGDSLTEDDKIIANPNCSTIQLVMVLKPLHEKYSIKRVVVSTYQSITGTGVKAVAQMENERTGQKGDMAYPYEIDRNCIPHCDVFLENGYTKEEMKLTNETKKILGDDNVHVTATAVRVPVVGGHSESVNIEFENEFNTGDVRKLLANCDGITVQDMLETNTYPMPLYSKGKDDVFVGRIRRDLSQINTLNCWIVADNLRKGAATNAVQIAEYLISKKVMA